TTCACTTGATttgttgttttgaaatttatgttgttttagttataatttataaagagGGAGATGTCGGCGATAGTGAATGATGAGTCATTCATCAAttgcaaaaggaaaaaagacaGCCCCACAAAGAAGATAAGCAAAAAaccatgtttttgtttggttgaatttgGTCATCAAGAAAGAAAGTAACGTTCAAATTCAAGAATCGCCATCCATGAAATACATGCATCGTCTTTCTTTTCCACCCATTTATCCAtccatttccaaaaataactcaattaCATTGTTATCCATAACCTAATCAAATTATAATGGTTCAAGGCCACCGCCATCcgcagatattatctttattagacttttcctttcaaactttctctcaacattttaaaaatcgtctactagaaagaggtttccacacccttataaggaatgattcgttggaatgattcgtttctctccctaatcgatgtgagatctcacaatccaccccttgtgaccactgctagcagatattatttttttttggtcaatcCAACCCTTATGACTACGGTAGATATTGTTgtatttggatttttcctttttgggcttcccctcgagtAAAATAGGTAAAAGTTGGATTCGATGTTATTCCATGGTCGTTGATGATGAGGGAGACATGACTCAGCTCacaaatcaaaagcaaaagcaaaagctTTAATTGGAACCCGCCATCTCTCCATGCACCAAACTTGTTCCctttaaatatacatttacTCCATTCTCTCACACCCTACCACCTTCTAAAACCTCTCATTTTTTTCGAtccaaaaaatgaaatctgCAATTCAACAACAAGTTCTTGGAATGCAGCTATCATTGGCTCTTGCACGAGCCAGATTCCTGGCTCATCCCTCCAAGCATCTCCATATATCTTCTTTAGATGATGGGTCTCAATCAATTCAGAAATGTAAGCttaagaagaacaaaaaaagtgttcttttttggttgaatCTATGAATGATTTGctgatttgggttttgaaTTGTTTCAGATAATGGGAAAGATTGGATCTTGAATCGAGTCCACAAAAATGGGAGAAAACCCGACAATATCATCCGTGCACTCCGAGAACATGGTAAGTCATCTACAAAGATCCGAGAGCCTTTTCCAACCGTAcaccaaaatttgaattaggaTTTGAAATTCGAACATGACATTTACTTTGATCTAAGCTAATACATCGTAGGAATAGTTTTCTCACTTAGAAGTAGCTTAATTGAAGCAGGTGGCATGATCTGACACGATTAGAGTTTCAAATACTTAATTCAAATCGTGGGGTTGGAACGTTAAATGTATGATTCAATTTCTGATAATTTGGGGTCGGATTTGCAGTGAAATTAGGGGCAAAGATCACAGAAACAGTGAAGGGAAAGTTGAGCTTAGGAGCAAGAATTGTAAGAGTTGGAGGAGTGAGGAAGATCTACAAGAAGCTATTCACAGTGAGTGAAGGAGAGAAGCTTTTGAAGGCATCACAATGCTATTTGTCAACAACAGCTGGGCCTATGGCTGGCCTTCTCTTCATTTCCACTCATAACATTGCGTTTTGCAGTGACAAATCCATCAAACTCTCTTCCCCAAATGGCGAAGAACATGTTAGAATTCACTATAAGGTAATTAAGCTCTCCTTAAGAATGCCTGTTTTTGATTAATTTGTGAGTTGTAAGCTTAAGATGAACAAATTTTGCAGGTTGTGATACCAAATGAGAAGGTGATGAGAGTGAATGAGAGTGAGAATGTGAAGAAAGCATCACAAAAGTACATACAAATAGTGACAGTGGACAAGTTCGAGTTTTGGTTTATGGGGTTTCTGAATTATCAATCAACTTTCAACTCTTTTCAAGAACTACAAAGATGACTTTGAGCTGTCTGCTTTTCTCATGgttggatgatgaagatgTGTCTATGAATATGCAATTTGAAGCATGAAATAGTGATTGTTTTGTACAGATTATTGGAGTAAATTACTCCATTTTTAtcctaaatttgaaattttgtatcaATTTTCACCCATCGAATCACTTACGAGTTGATGTCATGATCATATATGTTCCCACATCTTTAAAAGATGagcattaaaaaatgataggCACAACGACCCTAAAcattgatatgatattgtccacattACTCGTTCTCTAGAACCTTCGCCTAAACATGCTCACAACTTATTGTTCGGACATTTGAggactctaatactattgaTAGAAACAACGATCCTGTAAcggcctagatccaccgctatcagatattgtcctctttgggctttctctgtcggacttcccctcaaggctttaaaacacgtttgctaggggaaggtttccacactcttataaatggtagtttgttctcctccccaactaatgtgggacatcacaatccaccccccttcggggcccaacgttctcgctgacactcattcctttctactctttttttttttttcttcaggtGAGTGATCCCATGGTTCGAGGCGGGAATGCGTGCTGAATCTTAATGTCACAGAGGAGTGTCCCGGGGCGTCTAGGAGTCTAtgcatatttttgtttagatcTATCATGCATTGTTTTGTAAACCATTTACATACTTTTCATAGAACTCATATGCTACTTGAACAccttgttttggattttaaacTTTCTACATAATTGCTAAAGTTTTTTCTTGTGATTTCGTCTTGTCCCTTTGCTTTTACATGATTTCATTGCATAGTCTGTTGGTCTAGCTCTTGATttcgagattcaaattttgggcCGTGACAGACCCTCCACACTAATATGATATTGACCACTttaagtataagctctcgtaactttgtttttgttttccccAACAAACTTCATaccaatgaaaataatatctttcaattataaaacaatgaggctgacgatgatacgtaataagtcaatatctactagtaatgaacttgagttgttacaaagcTCAAcgattaaaatagatattttgaaatcataaagGATCCCGATCTCAAAAAGTTGAAGAACGAGAACGAGATTTAAAGCTAGAAAACGAGATTGAATTAGTTTGTGGAATCGAAATTAGgatgttatatatataagtgAGCAATGATGATGGATTCCTTCCTTTTTGCTTTCATGATAAGGAAATGAAAGTGTATGAGGTGGTGGCATCACATGCAACACTTTCAGAGCTGGAAACTTAATTTTGTAAGTCACCAAAGCTTTTCTTAAGCTTTTTATAGGTAACgagggaaagaaaagcaaTGTATGACTCAAATAAACCACCAAATCACATGCTCTTGTCTTCAATGGCTTCACCACCATACACAACAACACCCACCAAATTCCCAACTTCTTGGATCCTAATGTTTTTCAATCTATAATCaacaatcatttttttaaaagagtaACATATCTTTTAAGTCCGATTCCGGAAAAATCGAAGAATTTATCAAGAATCTTACAAGATCTATTACGGTCAGTTCAATCAAAAGGGGAAGGCCCCCTGTTTAGACGGCATTTCGGGAGTTTGAACACCATCTCATTTCAACGGTAAAGATTCTTCAAATAGTTTAaatgagtgaaagaagaatccCTAGACCCGACCAATTCTGATTCTGAATTATTCATCGTTATACCAAACTATACTCCTACCTATAGCACCGACAACCGAAGTCAAGCATACATACGATAACCCATGTGTGAATAGTTGCATCTAACATCTAGAATTGCTACCTCTAACTCTTagttataaagtttttatggTTGGTAACCAAAAGTTATCgattttttgaaattcttaGCTTAATCCTATGCTTTCATGGACTCAGAGTTCCTAAACTTAAGAGGTGTAGTTCATTTAGATACGTCTCCTCTACTTGGATGTAACAAATGGAGATATTGAACCACTCTGAGTACCTTTAAGAATGGTAATACGTACTTTGTAACACTCGCGTAAATGaggagtacatgaatgaacttaGACCACATCCAAATGAGAGATGAACAATTGATCTTTTGGAGAATCCCGAGCTTAATTTTGTCATGAGATAGAATCAATAATCTATACAAAACAATCTCTATTTCATGCTTCAAATTGCATATTCATAGACAcatcttcatcatccaacCATGAGAAAAGCAGACAGCTCAAAGTCATCTTTTTTGTAGTTCTTGAAGAGAGTTGAAAGTTGATTGATAATTCAGAAACCCCATAAACCAAAACTCAAAATTGTCCACTGTCACTATTTGTATGTACTTTTGTGATGCTTTCTTCACATTCTCACTCTCATTTACTCTCATCACCTTCTCATTTGGTATCACAACCTGCAAAATTTGTTCATCTTAAGCTTACAAATCACAAATTAATCAAAAACAGGCATTCTTAAGGAGAGCTTAATTACCTTATAGTGAATTCTAACATGTTCTTCGCCATTTGGGGAAGAGAATTTGATGGGTTTGTCACTGCAAAAGGCAATGTTATGAGTGGAAATGAAGAGAAGGCCAGCCATAGGCCCAGCTGTTGTTGACAAATAGCATTGTGATGCCTTCAAAAGCTTCTCTCCTTCACTCACTGTGAATAGCTTCTTGTAGATCTTCCTCACTCCTCCAACTCTTACAATTCTTGCTCCTAAGCTCAACTTTCCCTTTACTGTTTCTGTGATCTTCGCCCCTAATTTCACTGCAAATCCGACCccaaattataagaaattgaATCATATATTTAACGTTCCAACCCCACGATTTGAATTAAGTATTTGAAACTCTAATCGTGTCAGATCATGCCACCTGCTTCAATTAAGCTGCTTCTAAGTGAGAAAACTATTCCTACGACGTATTAGCTTAGATCAAAGTGAATGTCACGTTCGAATTTCAAAtcctaattcaaattttg
This genomic window from Cucurbita pepo subsp. pepo cultivar mu-cu-16 chromosome LG01, ASM280686v2, whole genome shotgun sequence contains:
- the LOC111777649 gene encoding putative GEM-like protein 8, which codes for MKSAIQQQVLGMQLSLALARARFLAHPSKHLHISSLDDGSQSIQKYNGKDWILNRVHKNGRKPDNIIRALREHVKLGAKITETVKGKLSLGARIVRVGGVRKIYKKLFTVSEGEKLLKASQCYLSTTAGPMAGLLFISTHNIAFCSDKSIKLSSPNGEEHVRIHYKVVIPNEKVMRVNESENVKKASQKYIQIVTVDKFEFWFMGFLNYQSTFNSFQELQR